A window of the Chanodichthys erythropterus isolate Z2021 chromosome 21, ASM2448905v1, whole genome shotgun sequence genome harbors these coding sequences:
- the cfap52 gene encoding cilia- and flagella-associated protein 52: MAEDTQEVPQLALEAVIGFNGHVFSGLKVHPDREHIIYPLGCTVIIKSLRSGKQDFLHGHTNNVSCISVSKSGRYIASGQVTFMGFKADVIIWDYEKKEIYARLLLHKAKVEDLSFSPNDKYLVSLGGQDDASIVVWNIESKEAICGSPASAQSAGHCLTIEYTNLNDEVFVSAGNGTVRVWELDLPNRKIRPTECQTGQLKRIVKCLEIPNDDSYFYCGTTSGDILKVNLKTRLLNSCGPVKQKFSKGVNTLKVLKTGDILVGSGDGMLTLCSGGNFKTIKSVQLEGGVTSVALRGDGHQFYVGTEAAQIYSLGYADFKQELIATNHNSAVKDVAFPFGTSELFATCSQNDIRVWHSESSKELLRIIVPNITCNALGFMQDGRSIFSAWNDGKIRVFTPESGKLRLIIHNAHSMGVTAIAATNDCKRIVSGGGEGQVRVWEIFQKSYRLVETMKEHKATVNCIKIKSNDKECVTASSDGACIIWDLVRFVRNQMVLANTLFSVVCYNPEEFQIITSGTDRKIGYWEVYDGSAIRELEGSLSGAINGMHISEDGKYFVTGGDDKLLKLWHYSDGEVTHVGIGHSGSITNVRICPNSRYIVSTSADGAILRWRYPQPS, from the exons ATGGCAGAAGACACACAAGAAGTCCCTCAACTCGCATTAGAGGCTGTTATTGGGTTTAATG GGCACGTGTTTTCTGGACTCAAAGTGCATCCAGACAGAGAACATATTATTTATCCTCTTGGCTGCACCGTTATTATTAAGAGTCTGAGAAGTGGAAAACAAGATTTCCTTCATGGCCACACGAACAACGTCTCTTGCATTTCTGTGTCTAAAAGTGGACGCTATATTGCATCTGGACAGGTCACTTTCATGGGCTTTAAG GCTGATGTGATTATATGGGACTATGAGAAGAAGGAGATATATGCTCGTCTTTTGCTTCATAAAGCTAAAGTTGAAGATCTTAGCTTTTCCCCAAATGATAAGTATCTAGTGTCTCTGGGTGGACAAGATGATGCCAG TATCGTTGTGTGGAACATCGAGAGTAAGGAGGCTATATGTGGCAGTCCTGCTTCAGCACAGAGTGCTGGTCACTGCCTCACCATAGAGTACACCAACCTGAACGATGAAGTCTTTGTTTCTGCTGGAAA TGGAACTGTACGTGTCTGGGAGCTCGATTTGCCCAACAGAAAGATTCGGCCCACAGAATGTCAGACTGGACAGCTCAAGAGAATTGTCAAATGCCTTGAG ATCCCAAATGATGATAGTTATTTCTACTGTGGAACCACAAGTGGGGATATTCTGAAAGTGAACCTGAAGACTAGGTTGCTCAACAGCTGTGGACCTGTTAAACAAAAATTCAGCAAG GGAGTGAACACTCTTAAAGTCTTAAAGACCGGTGATATTTTAGTGGGATCAGGAGATGGGATGTTGACTTTGTGCTCAGGAGGGAATTTCAAAACCATTAA GAGTGTTCAATTGGAGGGAGGGGTGACGTCGGTAGCCTTGCGTGGAGATGGACACCAGTTCTACGTCGGGACAGAGGCAGCACAGATCTATAGTTTAGGCTATGCCGACTTCAAACAAGAGCTCATTGCTACAAATCACAACAGTGCTGTAAAGGACGTGGCCTTTCCTTT TGGGACGTCAGAGCTCTTTGCCACCTGTTCACAGAATGATATACGAGTGTGGCATTCTGAGTCCTCCAAGGAACTTCTGCGTATCATAGTGCCCAACATAACATGCAACGCTCTGGGCTTTATGCAAGATGGCAGGAGCATCTTCAGTG CTTGGAACGATGGGAAGATTCGTGTGTTCACTCCAGAGAGTGGGAAGCTGAGGCTGATAATTCATAATGCCCACAGTATGGGAGTGACTGCCATAGCAGCAACCAATGACTGCAAGAGGATTGTCAGCGGAGGGGGAGAAGGACAG GTGAGAGTCTGGGAGATATTCCAGAAATCTTATCGACTCGTTGAGACCATGAAGGAGCACAAAGCCACagttaattgtattaaaatcaagagtaaCGACAAGGAGTGTGTGACGGCCAGCTCTGATGGAGCCTGCATCATCTGGGACCTGGT GAGGTTTGTCAGGAATCAAATGGTCTTGGCCAATACCCTGTTCAGTGTTGTATGTTACAACCCTGAGGAATTCCAGATCATCACCAGTGGCACTGACAGAAAG ATTGGCTACTGGGAGGTGTATGATGGTTCAGCAATCAGAGAACTTGAGGGCTCCTTGTCCGGAGCTATAAATGGCATGCACATTTCTGAGGATGGAAAATATTTTGTGACTG GTGGAGATGACAAACTACTGAAGCTCTGGCACTATTCAGATGGAGAAGTGACCCATGTTGGCATTGGGCACAGTGGAAGCATCACAAATGTGAGGATCTGTCCCAACAGCAGATATATTGTCAGCACCAGTGCCGATGGAGCTATCCTAAGGTGGAGATACCCACAGCCCTCATAG